One Streptomyces sp. CNQ-509 DNA window includes the following coding sequences:
- a CDS encoding acyl-CoA dehydrogenase family protein: MDLTLTEDQELIKDTARGLLESRSASAGARAVAGEPAGYSAALWKEMVGLGWTGLALPEAHGGVGTGFLELCLVVEEMGHALVPSPFLATAACCGLPLARFGTEAQQARWLGEIARGRVMSAVPGRWDGTGGEIAAVGAGDGFVLDGTAEFVPYAQAAEDLLVVPGEGPALLVDASAPGVVREPLDAVGADRPCRVRFDGVRVPRDRALPAGREVAQAIDAYGAAATCAAMVGAAQRVLDLTVAYAAEREQFGRPIGSFQAVQHHCANMAIDVLSSRFMAYEAIWRLSEGLDAAAEVSMAKAWVSEACRRVCDTGHQVHGAIGFTHEHDLHFFSCQMAAWALAFGDADHHWDRVADHLGWPA; this comes from the coding sequence ATGGACCTGACGCTCACCGAGGACCAGGAGCTGATCAAGGACACCGCCCGCGGGCTGCTGGAGTCGCGGAGCGCGAGCGCCGGGGCGCGGGCGGTGGCCGGCGAGCCCGCCGGCTACTCCGCCGCGCTGTGGAAGGAGATGGTCGGGCTCGGCTGGACCGGGCTGGCCCTGCCGGAGGCCCACGGCGGCGTCGGCACCGGGTTCCTGGAGCTGTGCCTGGTCGTGGAGGAGATGGGGCACGCCCTGGTGCCGAGCCCTTTCCTGGCCACGGCGGCGTGCTGCGGGCTGCCCCTCGCCCGGTTCGGCACGGAGGCGCAGCAGGCGCGGTGGCTCGGGGAGATCGCCCGCGGCCGGGTCATGAGCGCCGTGCCTGGCCGCTGGGACGGCACGGGCGGCGAGATCGCCGCGGTCGGGGCGGGCGACGGCTTCGTGCTCGACGGCACGGCGGAGTTCGTGCCGTACGCGCAGGCCGCGGAGGACCTGCTCGTCGTGCCCGGCGAGGGGCCCGCGCTGCTGGTGGACGCCTCGGCGCCCGGCGTCGTCCGCGAGCCGCTCGACGCCGTCGGCGCCGACCGGCCGTGCCGGGTCCGCTTCGACGGGGTGAGGGTGCCCCGCGACCGTGCCCTGCCCGCCGGCCGCGAGGTCGCCCAGGCGATCGACGCGTACGGCGCCGCCGCCACCTGCGCCGCGATGGTCGGCGCGGCCCAGCGGGTCCTCGACCTGACGGTCGCGTACGCCGCGGAGCGGGAGCAGTTCGGCCGGCCTATCGGCTCCTTCCAGGCGGTCCAGCACCACTGCGCGAACATGGCCATCGACGTGCTGAGTTCGCGCTTCATGGCGTACGAGGCGATCTGGCGGCTCTCGGAGGGGCTGGACGCCGCGGCGGAGGTGTCGATGGCCAAGGCGTGGGTGAGCGAGGCGTGCCGGCGGGTCTGCGACACGGGCCACCAGGTGCACGGCGCGATCGGCTTCACGCACGAGCACGACCTGCACTTCTTCTCCTGCCAGATGGCGGCGTGGGCGCTGGCCTTCGGCGATGCCGACCACCACTGGGACCGGGTGGCGGACCACCTGGGCTGGCCCGCCTGA
- a CDS encoding VOC family protein: MSEAVEKEAQIMDMRLEVVVIPVADIDRAKDFYLALGWRLDADVTTDGHFRVVQVTPPGSSASVVFGTSVTSLAPGSAQGLHLVVDDIDAAYGELTRLGAGPSEVVHHTAADAGAPGPDPGRRGYGSFLSFSDPDGNGWVVMEIATGLPGHEESPARDADEERGSERYRHLPPRIALDDTIATQPATPRHDPDSGRDRERDFLLHYAAGD; this comes from the coding sequence GTGTCCGAGGCCGTCGAGAAGGAAGCGCAGATCATGGACATGAGACTCGAAGTCGTCGTCATACCCGTCGCCGACATCGACCGGGCCAAGGACTTCTACCTCGCGCTGGGGTGGCGCCTCGACGCCGACGTCACCACGGACGGGCACTTCCGGGTCGTGCAGGTGACCCCGCCGGGTTCGTCCGCTTCCGTCGTCTTCGGCACCTCCGTGACATCCCTGGCGCCGGGCTCGGCGCAGGGCCTGCACCTGGTCGTCGACGACATCGACGCCGCGTACGGAGAGCTCACGCGGCTCGGTGCCGGGCCGAGCGAGGTCGTCCACCACACCGCCGCCGACGCCGGGGCCCCCGGGCCGGATCCGGGGCGCCGCGGCTACGGCTCGTTCCTCTCGTTCAGCGACCCGGACGGCAACGGCTGGGTCGTCATGGAGATCGCCACGGGCCTCCCCGGACACGAGGAGTCCCCGGCCCGCGACGCGGACGAGGAGCGGGGATCCGAGCGCTACCGGCACCTCCCGCCGCGTATCGCGCTGGACGACACGATCGCCACCCAGCCGGCCACGCCGAGGCACGACCCCGACAGCGGGCGCGACCGTGAGCGCGACTTCCTCCTGCACTACGCCGCCGGAGACTGA